The window GCAGCGGGAATATCGGGGATCGTTATGGTGTGTTCGAGCCTACGCACGGCTCGGCGCCGAAGTATTTCGGCCAGTACAAGGTCAATCCCATTGCCATGATCCTGTCCGCAAAAATGATGCTGGACTGGCTGGGCGAGACGGACAAGGGCCGTGTCATCGAGGAAGCGGTCGCCGCGGTCATCAAAGAAGGCCGGGTCAGAACATACGATTTGGGCGGGCAAGCCAAAACCCTGGATGTCGCCCGGGCCGTGGCCGAAAAAATCTGATCCGTTGCGGTCCCGCTCGGCGGGAAAGGCGGGTGAAGGATGCTCATTCTGGCTGTCGACACGACCACGCCGAACGGATCGGCGGCCATTCTCGACGGGCCGCGGCTTCTGGCCGAGACGGCGGTCGCCTCAGCTCCCACCCATTCCGCCGTCCTTCTCCGTTCGATCGACCATATTCTGGCAGTCTGCGGTGCTACGGCCCGGGACATCGAGGCCTTCGCCGTCGCCGCCGGTCCGGGTTCGTTTACCGGGATCCGCATCGGCTTGAGCACGATCAGGGCCCTGGCTTTCGCCTCGAACAAACCGGCCGCGGCCGTATCCTCTCTCCGTGCTCTGTCTCTCAAGGCGGCTGCGGACGAAGGCACATGGATCGCGCCCCTGCTCGACGCCCGCAAGGGAGAAATCTACGCCGCCCTTTTCAAAGTCTCTGCGGAGGATGCGGCGGCCGCCGTTCCCGAAGGCGCCTGGATTCCCGGAGATTTTCTTTCCCGGATCCCGGATCAGGGGGTCGTCACCTTCATCGGCGACGGCTTGGATGTCTGCCGCGACTCCGCTCAGGCGCGTCTCGGCGACAGGGCGCGGTTTTCAACCCGGACGCCCTTCATCGCTCACGAAGTGGGCCTTCTGGCCGCCCGGATATTCGCCCGGAACGCGGGCGCCGTTCTCGAAGAGCTCGAACCCCTTTACTATCGGAGATCCCAAGCGGAGGAAAAACATCATGGCGGGACCGGAAATCGGCGAGGGATGCGTCATTCGAAGAATGAGGGTCGATGACCTTCCGGCCGTCCTGAGCATCGAAACGGTCTCTTTCCCCAATCCCTGGAACCGGATCGCCTTCATCGGCGAAATCCAGAACACCGGGATTTCCTTTCCTCTGGTCGTTTCGACGGAAGGCGACCGCCGCATCATCGGGTATGCCGTTTACTGGAAAATCGCCGATGACGTCCAGATCAACAACATCGCCGTTCATCCCGAGTTCCGGGGACGGAGTTTGGGAGACAGTCTGCTCGCGCATATTCTGGAAACCGTCAAAGCCCAGGGAGCCAGGGTGGTTGCTCTCGAAGTCCGGCCGTCCAATACATCCGCGATCTCCCTCTATCGCAAACACGGATTCACCGTCGTCGGAAAAAGGCGCGGATATTATTCCCGGCCGCCGGAGGACGCCGATGTCATGATGCTGAAGTTCGGCGGATAAGCGACTTCGACCAGACACAGCCCTTTGGCGGGAGCCGTGGGCGCGCCGAGGGTGCGGGCTTTCTTCCGGAACAGGCCCTCGATATCGGACGGACGGATTCGTCCCCGACCGACGTTGAGAAGCGTTCCGGCCAGGGTCCGGACCATGTATTTCAGAAAACCTTCCGCCGTCACCGTATATTGAATTTCGTCGTCTACGCGGACGATCTCGGACCGGATGACCTTTCTTACGGGGCATTTGTCCTTGTTCGAAGAGAATGTCGAGAAATCGTCTTCACGGACGAAGAGGCCGGACGCCTCCCGCATCGCCTCGAAGTCGAGCGGCATGGGCCGGTGGATCGCGTAGCGCCGGATAAAGGGCGAATGGACGGGGGAGATGCAGATTCGATACCGATACGTCTTGGACAGAGCCGACTTGCGGGGATGGAAATCGGCCGGAGCTTCCTCGACGGAAAAGACGCGGATGTCTTCGGGCAGAACGGCATTCAAGGCCCGGAGAAGCTCATCTGTTCCCAGCCTGAGGTCGGCCCGGAATCCGGCCGTCTGGGCCAGGGCGTGGACTCCGGCGTCCGTCCGTCCGGCTCCGTTGACGGGTACCCGTTTGTGGGTGATCACGGCCAGGGCCTTTTCCACTTCACCCTGAATGGTTCTGAGTCCGGGCTGAAGCTGCCAGCCGTGGTAATCCGTTCCGTCATAGCCGAGGGTGATCCGGTAATTGGTCATGCGGGCCGATCAGCGGCGCCCGGCCGCTTTTTCCAGGGCCAGACGGACGGCCTCCTCGGGGGTTCCGGCCGGGATGACGCCGCGGACATCCCAGGTCCCGAGGCCGACGACCGGGCGCTCATAAACGCCGCCGTAGGCGATTTCGCTCAAGGTGCCGAAGGCGCCGTCGATGGCGATCAGGGCGTCGGCATTCATGACGACAAGGGCGTTTCGGGCGTATCCGATTCCCGTGGCAATAGAAATGTCGATGTGGGGATTGGCGTCTCGCGGATCGGAGCCGGGAAGGATGCCGACGGTCAGTCCGCCGACCTCCTTGGCGCCGCGGGCGGCGGCTTCCATAACTCCGCCGAGGCCCCCGCAGACGACGACGGCCCCGAGTTTGGCGATCAGGCGGCCGACCCGGTAGGCGGCTTCACTCGATGCGGGGTCCGGTCGCGATCCGCCGATGACGCCGATCCGAAATTTGCTTCTGGTTTCGCTCATGACAGCCTCTCTTTCTTGTATCATACCCGGCGGTCTTTGCCAACGGAGGCCCATCGGAATCCGGATTCATGTTGAACTCTCCGGCGGAAATGCTTTACAATACGTTCTGATTTTCAACTGGTGAATTCAACGGCAAGGACGATCATCATGGCCGGATTTCTGGACATCAAATGCCTCGGCAAAAAGGAACAGGCCGGGCTCGAGGAAACCATCGAACGCCGAATCGCGGAAAAGCTCAAATCCGGAGTCTTCACGGAACGCGAGGTCCGCGAGATCGAGCTCATGCGGCTCCGGCCGATTCCCGATATCCTGGACGTTCAGAGCGTCTATGAAGACTTTCTGTTTCGGAATGACCGCTGATCCGGAGCCCCGGCCGGGTCCGGACAGGCCTTGAGGAGATGCCCATGGACGATTTTTCGATCGATTACGATAATCTCGATATATCCACCCTTATGGCTGCCGTCAAGGAGCGGGCCGCCCGCCGGGCCGGGGACGAAGGAAGTCCGGAAGAAACCTTTCCGGTCCCGGAACCGGATCGCCCTCAGGATACCGGCTTCCCCGCCGATGACGAGCCGTTCCTTGCCCCCTATCCCGACTTTCCCGACGACGAGCCGGGAGGCAAATCCCGCATCAAGAGAATTCTCCTGAAACTCATGCGGCCGTTCGCGCCGCTCATGAAGCTCGTCATCCTTCCGATCAATGAAGACATCGTCCGGGCCGTCCGCCATCTCGACTACGTCAACCGCCGGGTGGATTATTACGCCGCCAAGTCGGAACATGAGCTCAGGAGGGCCGACCGGCGATTCGCCGCCCTTCAGGAGGTCCTGGGGCGGGAGAGGGAGGCATTGGCGCGCGAACTGCAACGTGTCGAGCAGGAAACGGCGGATGCTCTCGGCGGAATCCGCTCCTGTTTGACACCGGCTGTCGACAACGTCAAGCTCCTCCACACCCTGGCCCATAACACCGTCGTCGAGTTGACGAAACTCAAGATCGAGCACGAGACGCTCAAGAACAAGATCCGGGTCATGGAAAAGGATTTCGAGACACTCAGCCGCCGCGAGCGGGCCCTGGAAAAAAAGGTCTTCGAATGAAACTGGCATTCGTCGTTCAACGCTACGGTCTGGAGATCAACGGCGGCGCCGAGCTTCACTGCCGCTGGGTGGCCGAACATCTCCGGGAGCACCATGACGTTGAAGTCCTGACGACCCGGGCCTTCGATTACATCACCTGGAAGGATCATTATCCGAAGGACGAGGAATCGATCAACGGGATCACCGTCCGGCGCTTCTCCGTGGACCGGCCGCGAAACCCGGAGCGGTTCGGCCGCATCCAGGACTTCGTCTTCAACCGCGCCCACAGCGAGGCCGACGAGCTTCGCTGGCTGGACGAGGAGGGTCCGCTCTCCACGTCACTGATCCGCCATATCCGGGACCATCGCGACAATTACGACCACTTCATCTTTTTCAGCTACCGCTATTATCACTCCTACTGGGGAATCCGCGTCGTCCCTGAAAAAAGCATCCTTGTGCCGACGGCCGAGCGCGACCCGGTCATCCACCTGGGCATCTTCCGCGACCTTTTGAAACTGCCGCGGGCCTTCATCTACAACTCCCACGAGGAAAAGGCCATGATCAACGCCGCTTCGGGGAACGACGATGTTCCGGGCGACATCGTCGGTGTCGGCACGGTCGTTCCCGAAACGTCCTCGGAGGACCGGTTCCGCAAGCTCCACGGCGTTGATGGGCCCTACATCATCTACATCGGCCGCATCGACGAGAACAAGGGTTGCCACAAACTCTTCGAATATTTCCTGAAATTCAAGAAGGACACGGACTCGCCGCTCAAGCTCGTCCTCATCGGCAGCTCCATCCTTCCGATTCCCTCTCATCCCGATGTCATCCATCTGGGCTTCCAGCCCGAGGAGGTCAAATTCGACGCCCTCGAAGGGGCCCGGATTCTCGTCATGCCGTCCTTTTACGAAAGCCTGTCCATGGTCACGCTCGAAGCCTGGGCCATGAAAAAACCGGTTCTGGCCAACGCCCGGTGCGAGGTTCTCAAGGGCCAGTGCCTGAGAAGCCGGGCCGGGCTC of the Acidobacteriota bacterium genome contains:
- the tsaB gene encoding tRNA (adenosine(37)-N6)-threonylcarbamoyltransferase complex dimerization subunit type 1 TsaB, encoding MLILAVDTTTPNGSAAILDGPRLLAETAVASAPTHSAVLLRSIDHILAVCGATARDIEAFAVAAGPGSFTGIRIGLSTIRALAFASNKPAAAVSSLRALSLKAAADEGTWIAPLLDARKGEIYAALFKVSAEDAAAAVPEGAWIPGDFLSRIPDQGVVTFIGDGLDVCRDSAQARLGDRARFSTRTPFIAHEVGLLAARIFARNAGAVLEELEPLYYRRSQAEEKHHGGTGNRRGMRHSKNEGR
- the rimI gene encoding ribosomal protein S18-alanine N-acetyltransferase; protein product: MRVDDLPAVLSIETVSFPNPWNRIAFIGEIQNTGISFPLVVSTEGDRRIIGYAVYWKIADDVQINNIAVHPEFRGRSLGDSLLAHILETVKAQGARVVALEVRPSNTSAISLYRKHGFTVVGKRRGYYSRPPEDADVMMLKFGG
- the truA gene encoding tRNA pseudouridine(38-40) synthase TruA, with translation MTNYRITLGYDGTDYHGWQLQPGLRTIQGEVEKALAVITHKRVPVNGAGRTDAGVHALAQTAGFRADLRLGTDELLRALNAVLPEDIRVFSVEEAPADFHPRKSALSKTYRYRICISPVHSPFIRRYAIHRPMPLDFEAMREASGLFVREDDFSTFSSNKDKCPVRKVIRSEIVRVDDEIQYTVTAEGFLKYMVRTLAGTLLNVGRGRIRPSDIEGLFRKKARTLGAPTAPAKGLCLVEVAYPPNFSIMTSASSGGRE
- a CDS encoding TIGR00725 family protein, which encodes MSETRSKFRIGVIGGSRPDPASSEAAYRVGRLIAKLGAVVVCGGLGGVMEAAARGAKEVGGLTVGILPGSDPRDANPHIDISIATGIGYARNALVVMNADALIAIDGAFGTLSEIAYGGVYERPVVGLGTWDVRGVIPAGTPEEAVRLALEKAAGRR
- a CDS encoding glycosyltransferase family 4 protein, which produces MKLAFVVQRYGLEINGGAELHCRWVAEHLREHHDVEVLTTRAFDYITWKDHYPKDEESINGITVRRFSVDRPRNPERFGRIQDFVFNRAHSEADELRWLDEEGPLSTSLIRHIRDHRDNYDHFIFFSYRYYHSYWGIRVVPEKSILVPTAERDPVIHLGIFRDLLKLPRAFIYNSHEEKAMINAASGNDDVPGDIVGVGTVVPETSSEDRFRKLHGVDGPYIIYIGRIDENKGCHKLFEYFLKFKKDTDSPLKLVLIGSSILPIPSHPDVIHLGFQPEEVKFDALEGARILVMPSFYESLSMVTLEAWAMKKPVLANARCEVLKGQCLRSRAGLFYENYWEFREALELLDADARLREVMGENGRRYYDANYTWDIVVGKYQTVIRNLESR